From a single Deltaproteobacteria bacterium genomic region:
- a CDS encoding CoA transferase codes for MTKAIGKPRGCSAFQISHFKKGRTKMAGCLEGIRVLELGNFISGPYGAMLLADLGAEVIKVENPKGGDPFRGWDFGGDQPNFWAYNKGKKSITLNLQTPEGKEVFYGLVKKSDVVMDNYRPGVTKKLGIDFDSLSKINPKIVCCSITGTGPTGPYVKRPAYDTVGQGMGGMMSVLMDPKNPKPVGPAYADCLSGMFSALGILGALMARNRTGKGQQVDATMVGSILAFLAAPATETMAHGRIPGPYTRPRQSQTYAFACSDGAMLAIHLSSPQKFWEGLCKSVGRPEMIEDPRFKTRPDRRANYDELNRVFAEFFKEKPRAHWVEQLEANDVPHTPVYNLKEVFDDPQVQHMGMQISIERKEKPTIRTVKFPLTYSDTPSAFPLPPPELGENNEEFLKSLGYDGAKIAEFKEKGVI; via the coding sequence ATGACGAAGGCAATAGGCAAGCCTCGCGGTTGCTCGGCATTTCAGATTTCACATTTCAAAAAGGGGAGAACAAAAATGGCTGGTTGTTTAGAAGGCATTCGAGTTTTGGAATTGGGCAATTTCATCTCCGGGCCCTACGGCGCGATGCTGCTGGCCGATCTCGGCGCGGAAGTCATCAAAGTCGAAAATCCTAAGGGCGGCGATCCATTTCGCGGCTGGGACTTCGGCGGCGATCAGCCGAACTTCTGGGCCTATAACAAAGGCAAAAAGAGCATCACATTGAACTTGCAGACGCCGGAAGGCAAGGAAGTTTTTTACGGGCTGGTGAAAAAGTCTGATGTCGTTATGGACAACTACCGCCCCGGAGTGACCAAGAAGCTCGGCATCGACTTTGACTCGCTCAGTAAGATCAATCCCAAAATTGTTTGCTGCTCCATTACTGGCACCGGACCAACCGGTCCCTATGTGAAGCGACCGGCTTATGATACCGTCGGCCAGGGCATGGGCGGCATGATGAGCGTGTTAATGGACCCGAAAAATCCCAAACCGGTTGGGCCAGCGTACGCCGATTGCTTGAGCGGCATGTTCTCCGCGCTGGGCATTCTCGGCGCGCTGATGGCGCGCAACCGTACAGGCAAGGGCCAACAGGTTGACGCAACGATGGTTGGTTCGATCCTCGCATTTTTGGCGGCGCCTGCGACTGAAACGATGGCGCACGGGCGTATTCCCGGCCCGTACACCAGGCCGCGTCAGTCACAGACTTATGCGTTTGCCTGCTCGGACGGTGCGATGTTGGCAATCCATCTATCCTCGCCACAAAAGTTTTGGGAGGGGCTGTGCAAGTCGGTGGGCCGACCGGAGATGATCGAAGACCCGCGTTTCAAGACCCGGCCGGACCGCCGCGCCAATTACGATGAATTGAACAGAGTCTTTGCCGAGTTCTTCAAAGAAAAGCCGCGCGCCCATTGGGTTGAGCAGCTCGAGGCCAACGACGTGCCGCACACACCGGTTTATAATTTGAAAGAAGTCTTCGACGACCCACAGGTGCAGCACATGGGCATGCAGATCTCGATCGAGCGCAAAGAGAAACCAACTATCCGCACGGTGAAGTTTCCCCTGACCTACAGCGACACACCTTCGGCATTTCCGCTGCCGCCGCCTGAGTTGGGCGAGAACAATGAAGAGTTTTTGAAGTCGCTCGGGTACGACGGCGCGAAGATCGCGGAGTTCAAAGAGAAGGGCGTTATCTAA
- a CDS encoding MmgE/PrpD family protein yields MSTPPPVTDKLARFVAATDYASIPEKTLANAKMHILDTLGVALAGVSTPVAEIAINYCKGLGVSQEASVWGTKETASVSTAAFANGLLSHALDYDDWDAFIHVGHPSSMIVGAALPLAEHLGASGKEFLKAYVVGMEVICKISANSPNVQEHGFHSTPIFGSLGATVACASLLKLDVDKIKAALGVAASGCGGIHRQQGSMVKPFHAGNSARNGAEAALLANKGFTADAAIFEAPRGFCDTFFGPDTCDYNKMIENIGKPYFLESPGIGLKWHPCSAPQFLAADAALHLKHEHKINFADVAKIEVSIPPKRYQRHYAAEVKTGLRGKFAINYVVALCFLDGKLEIATFTDEKANRPEVQDAFSRVKVIVDESIPEPGPYCPVSVELKNGTRHNYTAKIAKGDPRNPMSELEVTNKFLSNASMAIGKPRAENVAKAVRDLEKCDDSKKLVSLLAPV; encoded by the coding sequence ATGTCGACACCGCCGCCGGTAACTGACAAGTTGGCCCGCTTCGTCGCTGCAACCGATTACGCATCGATTCCGGAAAAAACCCTGGCCAATGCCAAAATGCACATTCTCGACACGCTCGGCGTTGCCCTGGCCGGAGTGTCAACACCCGTTGCCGAGATTGCAATCAACTATTGCAAAGGCCTGGGCGTGTCGCAGGAAGCGTCGGTCTGGGGCACTAAAGAGACAGCCTCGGTATCGACCGCGGCGTTCGCCAATGGTCTTCTGTCGCACGCGCTCGATTACGATGACTGGGACGCCTTCATTCACGTCGGCCACCCGAGCAGCATGATCGTCGGTGCGGCGCTGCCACTGGCGGAGCACCTCGGCGCATCGGGAAAAGAGTTTTTGAAAGCCTACGTGGTTGGCATGGAAGTCATTTGCAAAATCAGCGCGAACTCGCCCAATGTCCAAGAGCACGGCTTTCATAGCACGCCGATATTCGGCAGTTTGGGCGCGACCGTCGCATGCGCTAGCTTGCTCAAACTCGACGTCGACAAAATCAAAGCCGCCCTCGGTGTCGCCGCGTCGGGCTGTGGCGGCATCCATCGCCAACAGGGCTCGATGGTCAAGCCTTTTCACGCCGGCAATTCGGCGCGCAACGGCGCCGAAGCGGCGCTGTTAGCGAACAAAGGTTTCACCGCCGACGCGGCGATCTTCGAAGCGCCGCGCGGCTTTTGCGACACGTTTTTCGGCCCCGACACTTGCGACTACAACAAGATGATCGAGAACATCGGCAAGCCCTACTTCTTGGAATCGCCCGGCATCGGTCTTAAATGGCACCCGTGCAGCGCGCCGCAGTTCCTCGCCGCCGACGCAGCGCTGCATTTGAAACACGAACACAAGATCAATTTCGCCGACGTCGCGAAAATAGAAGTCAGCATCCCGCCCAAGCGCTACCAGCGCCACTACGCCGCCGAGGTGAAAACCGGGTTGCGCGGCAAGTTCGCTATCAACTATGTCGTGGCCCTGTGCTTTCTCGACGGCAAACTGGAAATAGCGACATTTACCGATGAGAAAGCCAACCGTCCCGAAGTGCAAGACGCCTTCAGCAGAGTAAAAGTGATCGTCGACGAGTCGATCCCCGAGCCTGGCCCGTACTGTCCAGTAAGCGTCGAATTGAAAAACGGCACGCGCCATAACTACACCGCCAAGATTGCCAAGGGGGACCCGCGCAATCCGATGAGCGAACTGGAAGTCACCAATAAATTTCTTAGTAATGCCAGCATGGCAATCGGCAAACCACGGGCTGAGAATGTAGCAAAAGCGGTGCGCGATTTAGAGAAGTGCGACGACAGCAAGAAACTCGTGAGCCTGCTCGCACCAGTATGA
- a CDS encoding dienelactone hydrolase family protein encodes MIPITARDGHTLDAYLAHPQSEPRGGIVIGQEMYGITSYLRDVCDYYASQGYLTIAPALYDRRERNLVLDYTPADHDPAQKIYKNWNWEHALDDLDAAKNIVSEAGKVALVGFCWGGTLAWLAACRRDYTCAVAYYGSMMPDFRLKSACCPVIAHIGTDDGTFTQERVDLFHQAQPKVPIYIYAGAGHGFDNPSRGNRYHAEACKLARERTLEFLSRHLG; translated from the coding sequence ATGATCCCAATCACTGCACGCGATGGCCACACGCTTGACGCTTATCTCGCCCATCCTCAGAGCGAGCCACGCGGCGGTATTGTCATTGGCCAGGAGATGTACGGCATTACCAGTTATCTGCGCGATGTGTGTGACTACTACGCCTCACAAGGCTATCTGACCATTGCGCCGGCGCTTTACGACCGGCGCGAGCGCAACCTGGTGCTCGATTACACGCCGGCAGATCACGACCCGGCGCAGAAGATTTACAAAAATTGGAACTGGGAGCACGCGCTCGACGATCTCGATGCGGCGAAAAACATTGTCTCAGAGGCGGGGAAGGTGGCGCTCGTCGGTTTCTGCTGGGGCGGCACGTTAGCGTGGCTCGCCGCGTGCCGGCGCGATTACACCTGTGCGGTCGCCTACTACGGCTCGATGATGCCGGATTTTAGATTGAAATCGGCGTGCTGCCCGGTGATAGCGCATATTGGCACCGACGATGGCACGTTCACACAAGAACGCGTCGACCTATTTCACCAAGCGCAGCCGAAGGTGCCGATCTACATATACGCCGGCGCGGGCCATGGCTTTGATAACCCCAGCCGCGGTAACCGCTACCACGCAGAAGCCTGTAAGCTCGCGCGCGAGCGCACGCTCGAATTTTTGTCCCGGCACCTTGGCTAA
- a CDS encoding cupin domain-containing protein, translated as MAEDFVGTKRWIRPASPYEVYMDEQKLPIHRGAVGFYDIRELALAAWPRMNARGAFVELNGCGGLQGIYVIEVPAAGAITAEKHMYEEIFYVLEGRGTTEIWSDDSNKKQTFEWQAGSLFSPPLNTWHRIVNATSSPALLLGVTNAPPIFHLYRSQDSLFNNPYQFKDRYDGSADYFKAHTELGKDPRHGRARNYGNIIPDADRVELPLDGQRGVGHRTFFWNLSGNTFQGFIAQYAPGRYSRCHNHEAGPVLVCLGGKGYTITWPGEAGTTPWQDGKGDLVIRQDYKAGGIVSAAPGAAGWYHGHYGASKDPLRVLAFLGGFPRRVTGIPGVEWRGLNLDVKEGGNTIEYRDEDPYIRQMFKAQLDKEGAAFNMPEEVYRQ; from the coding sequence ATGGCGGAGGATTTCGTCGGCACCAAACGTTGGATACGACCGGCCAGCCCCTACGAGGTTTACATGGACGAGCAGAAGCTGCCGATCCATCGCGGCGCGGTCGGCTTTTACGACATTCGCGAGCTGGCACTCGCAGCTTGGCCGCGCATGAATGCGCGCGGCGCGTTTGTTGAACTCAACGGCTGCGGTGGCCTGCAGGGAATCTATGTGATTGAAGTACCTGCCGCGGGCGCCATCACTGCCGAGAAGCATATGTACGAGGAAATTTTCTACGTGCTCGAAGGGCGCGGCACGACGGAGATCTGGAGCGACGATTCAAATAAGAAACAAACCTTCGAATGGCAGGCCGGCAGTCTGTTTTCGCCGCCGTTAAATACCTGGCACCGCATTGTCAACGCGACATCCAGCCCAGCCTTGCTGCTCGGGGTAACCAACGCGCCGCCGATTTTTCACCTGTATCGAAGTCAGGACTCGCTGTTTAACAACCCCTACCAATTCAAAGATCGTTACGACGGCAGCGCCGACTATTTCAAAGCCCACACGGAGTTGGGCAAAGATCCGCGCCACGGCCGAGCGCGCAACTACGGCAATATTATTCCCGACGCGGATCGCGTCGAGCTACCGCTCGACGGTCAGCGCGGCGTCGGCCACCGCACGTTTTTTTGGAACTTATCCGGCAACACGTTCCAGGGTTTTATCGCGCAGTATGCACCCGGGCGCTACTCGCGTTGCCACAACCATGAAGCCGGCCCGGTGCTAGTTTGTTTGGGCGGCAAAGGCTACACGATCACCTGGCCGGGTGAAGCCGGCACAACGCCGTGGCAAGATGGCAAAGGCGACTTGGTAATCAGACAAGACTACAAAGCCGGCGGCATCGTCAGCGCCGCGCCCGGCGCCGCCGGTTGGTACCACGGCCACTACGGCGCCTCGAAGGATCCGCTGCGCGTGCTCGCCTTTCTCGGCGGTTTTCCTCGCCGCGTCACCGGCATACCGGGTGTCGAATGGCGCGGCTTGAACCTCGACGTCAAAGAAGGCGGCAACACCATCGAGTACCGCGACGAAGACCCTTACATCCGCCAGATGTTCAAAGCACAGCTCGATAAAGAAGGCGCGGCGTTCAACATGCCGGAGGAAGTCTATCGGCAGTAA
- a CDS encoding M48 family metallopeptidase, whose amino-acid sequence MEQLIVALFLGFFLLEFFVEFCLNELNLRHVRARWAAKEIPSFFRDKIASAEYQKSVEYTLAKGAFGRWSEIYGRIVTLIVLFSGILPWADQIAAALTERLPLFNYAQGIAFCLIVGAIFSLVGLPIELYSTFRLEARFGFNKMTVKLFVADKIKGLLVGLVIGVPFLLVILWLMQATGSHWWLWAFAFISAFQLLMIVIYPTLIAPLFNKFEPLKEGEFRDRILRLAEQIGFKTTGIFTMDGSKRSGHSNAYFTGLGKAKRIVLFDTLIEQMTSEQGLAVLAHEMGHYKLKHIRRMLVVQTIFLLVGLYVLSLLRESPAFFAAFGLTPSNHAALVLFSLVTGPLIFYLAPLMNRLSRQHEYKADAFAKKTLNTPQPMIEALVDLTIKNLSNLTPHPWYSAYHYSHPTPTERIAALL is encoded by the coding sequence ATGGAACAACTGATCGTCGCGCTCTTTCTCGGCTTTTTTCTGCTCGAGTTTTTCGTCGAGTTTTGCCTCAATGAGTTGAACCTGCGGCACGTGCGCGCCCGCTGGGCGGCCAAAGAAATCCCCTCCTTCTTTCGCGATAAAATCGCCTCCGCCGAATACCAGAAATCAGTCGAGTACACCCTCGCCAAGGGCGCCTTTGGGCGCTGGTCGGAAATCTACGGCCGCATTGTTACCTTGATCGTGCTTTTCAGCGGCATCCTGCCGTGGGCCGACCAGATTGCAGCGGCGCTGACCGAACGTTTGCCGCTGTTTAACTATGCCCAAGGCATTGCCTTCTGCCTGATCGTGGGTGCAATCTTTTCACTCGTCGGTTTACCGATCGAGCTCTATTCAACCTTTCGGCTCGAAGCGCGCTTCGGCTTCAACAAGATGACCGTCAAGCTATTCGTCGCCGATAAAATCAAAGGCTTGCTGGTCGGGCTCGTCATCGGCGTGCCGTTTCTGTTGGTGATTCTCTGGCTCATGCAAGCGACAGGGAGTCATTGGTGGCTTTGGGCATTTGCCTTTATCAGCGCCTTTCAGCTGCTCATGATCGTGATCTATCCGACGCTGATCGCACCGCTGTTCAATAAATTCGAGCCGCTCAAAGAAGGCGAATTTCGCGACCGCATTCTACGCTTGGCCGAGCAGATCGGTTTCAAAACCACCGGCATCTTCACGATGGACGGCTCGAAACGGTCGGGTCATTCCAACGCCTACTTCACCGGCCTAGGCAAAGCTAAGCGCATCGTGCTTTTCGATACGCTGATAGAGCAAATGACCAGCGAACAAGGCCTCGCCGTGCTCGCCCATGAGATGGGCCACTACAAGCTAAAACATATTCGGCGCATGCTCGTCGTCCAGACGATTTTCTTGCTGGTCGGTCTTTACGTCTTGAGCTTGCTGCGCGAGAGTCCGGCGTTTTTCGCCGCGTTCGGTTTGACGCCATCGAATCACGCCGCGCTGGTGTTGTTCAGTCTCGTCACCGGTCCGCTAATTTTCTACTTGGCGCCGCTAATGAATCGGCTGTCGCGCCAGCATGAATACAAAGCCGACGCCTTCGCCAAAAAAACTTTAAACACGCCGCAACCGATGATCGAAGCGCTGGTCGACCTGACGATTAAAAATCTTTCCAACTTGACGCCCCATCCCTGGTATTCCGCCTACCACTATTCGCACCCCACGCCGACGGAGCGTATCGCCGCTCTGCTTTAA